Below is a window of Pseudomonas monteilii DNA.
CGCAAGGCGTCCTACAACCGCAAGGTGGCTAACGCGCTGGCCTTGCTGGCGCCCGCCAGCCTCGAGCTGAAGATCGTGGAAATCGGCGATCTGCCCCTCTACAACGAAGACCTCGAAGCCCAGGCTCCGGCTGCCTGGACGACCTTTCGCCAGGCGGTCAAGGCCAGCGATGCGGTCCTGTTCGTGACACCCGAATACAACCGGACCATGACCGGCGCTCTGAAAAATGCCATCGACGTCGGCTCGCGTCCTTATGGCGACAGTGCCTGGAATGGCAAGCCCGCAGCCGTGGTCAGCGCGTCGCCGGGCGCACTGGGTGGTTTCGGCGCCAACCACAACGTGCGCCAGGCGCTGGTGTTCCTGGACATGCCCTGCCTGCAGATGCCCGAAGCCTACCTGGGTGGCGTCGCCGACCTGTTCGACGAGCAGGACCAGGTGAGCGAGAAGACACGCCCGTTCCTGCAGGGCTTCATCGACACTTTCGATGCCTGGGTGAAGCGTCATTGCGCACCGTGAAGGCTGGCAGCCCATCCATGCGTCGCGCCACCGACCCTCTCGCTGCAGCCCATGAGTGACAAGGACACCATCTCTGTCCACCTGGTGCGTGAGGCCTTGCTGCAGGCCCGTACGGGCGAGGTCC
It encodes the following:
- a CDS encoding ACP phosphodiesterase, producing MSQVYSVAVIVGSLRKASYNRKVANALALLAPASLELKIVEIGDLPLYNEDLEAQAPAAWTTFRQAVKASDAVLFVTPEYNRTMTGALKNAIDVGSRPYGDSAWNGKPAAVVSASPGALGGFGANHNVRQALVFLDMPCLQMPEAYLGGVADLFDEQDQVSEKTRPFLQGFIDTFDAWVKRHCAP